A single window of Helicobacter pylori NCTC 11637 = CCUG 17874 = ATCC 43504 = JCM 12093 DNA harbors:
- a CDS encoding SPOR domain-containing protein — translation MQKSILKMTLLLVFLLSRNAVGLDDKKADPKSVQNTPKNLPPIQLRLNEVHEELIEMLENMEKGTQYEFPKIKEILEQSEEEWLKVAHEECVALVMLISPKASIENSPIYKNCYEAYVKQRIHDLYDFYIESKKVKRKIKKSHKQETAINQSKPLTKEPPKNENKKSLVKPSLKDASIPKGYYLQIGAFLNAPSKDFLQTLKTFPYQIKKKDSLTHYFIGPYKTKEEALKQLENAIKSFKNKPVLVEK, via the coding sequence ATGCAAAAAAGTATATTAAAAATGACTCTGTTGTTGGTTTTCCTCCTTTCAAGGAATGCTGTTGGTTTAGACGATAAAAAAGCGGATCCTAAAAGCGTTCAAAATACGCCCAAAAATTTACCCCCTATCCAATTAAGACTCAATGAAGTCCATGAAGAACTTATAGAAATGTTAGAAAATATGGAAAAAGGCACGCAGTATGAGTTCCCTAAAATCAAAGAAATCCTAGAACAAAGCGAAGAGGAATGGCTCAAAGTCGCCCATGAAGAATGCGTGGCGTTGGTTATGCTAATAAGCCCCAAGGCTTCTATTGAAAATAGCCCGATTTATAAGAATTGCTATGAAGCTTATGTGAAGCAAAGAATCCATGATTTATATGATTTTTATATAGAAAGCAAAAAGGTGAAAAGAAAAATCAAGAAATCCCATAAGCAGGAGACCGCTATTAATCAATCCAAGCCCCTAACAAAAGAGCCACCCAAGAACGAGAACAAAAAAAGCTTAGTAAAACCCAGCTTAAAAGATGCGAGTATCCCTAAAGGGTATTATTTGCAAATTGGGGCTTTTTTGAACGCGCCCAGTAAGGATTTTTTGCAAACGCTCAAAACTTTCCCTTACCAAATAAAGAAAAAAGACTCCCTCACGCATTATTTTATTGGCCCTTATAAAACGAAAGAAGAAGCCCTAAAACAGCTTGAAAATGCAATTAAAAGCTTTAAAAATAAGCCTGTGTTGGTAGAGAAGTAG
- a CDS encoding M48 family metallopeptidase has protein sequence MLDIWIDMIICIFYLLFFTTPYIVGDILQLKFIRQKLCEKPVLLPQKDYEEAGNYAIRKMQLSIISQILDGIIFAGWVFFGLTHLEDLTHYLNLPETLGYLVFALLFLAIQSVLALPISYYTTMHLDKEFGFSKVSLSLFFKDFFKGLLLTLSVGLLLIYTLIMIIEHVEHWEISSFFVVFVFMILANLFYPKIAQLFNQFTPLNNRDLESQIESMMDKVGFKSEGIFVMDASKRDGRLNAYFGGLGKNKRVVLFDTLISKVGTEGLLAILGHELGHFKNKDLLKSLGIMGGLLALVFALIAHLPPIVFEGFNVSQTPASLIAILLLFLPVFSFYAMPLIGFFSRKNEYNADKFGASLSSKEVLAKALVSIVSENKAFPHSHPFYVFLHFTHPPLLERLKALDYEIE, from the coding sequence ATGCTTGACATATGGATAGATATGATAATTTGTATTTTTTATTTGCTCTTTTTTACGACTCCTTACATTGTGGGCGATATTTTGCAATTGAAATTTATCCGTCAAAAGCTCTGCGAGAAGCCCGTTTTACTCCCACAAAAGGATTATGAAGAAGCGGGAAATTATGCCATTAGGAAAATGCAATTATCCATTATTTCTCAAATTTTAGACGGGATAATCTTTGCTGGGTGGGTCTTTTTTGGTTTGACGCATTTAGAAGATTTGACGCATTATTTAAACCTTCCTGAAACGCTAGGTTACTTGGTGTTTGCCTTGTTGTTTTTAGCGATTCAAAGCGTTTTAGCTTTACCCATTAGCTACTACACCACCATGCATTTGGATAAGGAATTTGGCTTTTCTAAGGTGAGCTTGTCGTTGTTTTTTAAGGATTTTTTCAAAGGGTTATTGCTCACTTTAAGCGTGGGATTGTTGTTGATTTACACTCTTATTATGATCATTGAACATGTGGAACATTGGGAGATTAGCTCGTTTTTTGTCGTGTTTGTTTTCATGATTTTGGCTAATCTTTTTTACCCTAAAATCGCCCAGCTTTTCAACCAATTCACCCCCTTAAATAACCGGGATTTGGAGAGTCAAATTGAGAGCATGATGGATAAGGTAGGTTTTAAATCCGAAGGCATCTTTGTGATGGACGCTAGCAAGAGGGATGGGCGTTTGAATGCGTATTTTGGAGGTTTGGGTAAAAACAAGCGGGTGGTGTTGTTTGACACTTTGATCTCTAAAGTTGGGACGGAAGGGCTTTTAGCCATTTTAGGGCATGAATTAGGGCATTTTAAAAATAAGGATTTACTGAAAAGTTTAGGGATTATGGGAGGCTTGCTCGCTCTTGTTTTTGCTCTGATCGCTCATTTGCCACCGATCGTTTTTGAAGGCTTCAATGTCTCGCAAACGCCAGCGAGTTTGATTGCGATTTTACTCTTGTTTTTGCCGGTATTTTCTTTTTACGCTATGCCTTTGATTGGGTTTTTTAGCCGAAAGAACGAATACAATGCGGACAAGTTTGGGGCGAGTTTAAGCTCTAAAGAGGTTTTAGCCAAAGCGTTAGTGTCTATTGTGAGCGAAAATAAAGCGTTCCCCCATTCGCACCCTTTTTATGTCTTCTTGCATTTCACGCACCCACCCCTATTAGAACGCTTGAAAGCTTTGGATTATGAAATTGAATGA
- a CDS encoding peptide chain release factor N(5)-glutamine methyltransferase — MTLSQALNKAKKGLSQKGFRGGLESEILLGFVLQKERVFLHAHAYLELNHEEEVRFFELVEKRLNDCPIEYLLESCDFYGRSFFVNEHVLIPRPETEILVQKALDVISQYHLKEIGEIGIGSACVSVSLALENPKLCIYASDISLKALEVASKNIERFNLKERVFLKQTRLWDRMPTIEMLVSNPPYIARGYPLEKSVLKEPHEALFGGVKGDEILKEIVFLAAGLKIPFLVCEMGYDQLKSLKECLEFCGYDAEFYKDLSGFDRGFVGVLKSFLR; from the coding sequence ATGACCCTTTCACAAGCCCTAAACAAAGCCAAAAAAGGATTATCGCAAAAAGGTTTTAGGGGGGGCTTAGAGTCTGAAATTTTATTAGGCTTTGTCTTGCAAAAAGAAAGGGTTTTTTTGCACGCGCATGCTTATTTAGAGTTAAACCACGAAGAAGAGGTGCGTTTTTTTGAATTGGTAGAAAAGCGTTTGAATGACTGCCCCATAGAGTATTTATTAGAAAGCTGTGATTTTTACGGGCGCTCTTTTTTCGTGAATGAGCATGTTTTAATCCCACGGCCTGAAACGGAGATTTTAGTCCAAAAAGCCCTTGATGTTATTTCTCAATACCACTTAAAAGAGATAGGCGAAATCGGCATAGGGAGCGCTTGCGTGTCCGTTAGTTTGGCTTTAGAAAACCCTAAACTTTGTATTTATGCGAGCGATATTTCATTAAAAGCTTTAGAAGTGGCGTCCAAAAATATTGAACGCTTTAATTTAAAAGAGCGTGTTTTTTTAAAACAAACGCGCCTTTGGGATCGCATGCCAACGATAGAAATGCTTGTCTCTAACCCGCCTTATATCGCTAGAGGTTATCCTTTGGAAAAATCCGTTCTCAAAGAACCGCACGAAGCCCTTTTTGGGGGGGTTAAAGGCGATGAAATCTTAAAAGAAATCGTTTTTTTAGCCGCTGGATTAAAAATCCCTTTTTTGGTTTGCGAAATGGGGTATGACCAGTTAAAAAGCTTGAAAGAATGCTTGGAGTTTTGCGGTTATGATGCAGAGTTTTACAAAGATTTGAGCGGCTTTGATAGAGGGTTTGTGGGCGTTTTAAAAAGTTTTTTAAGATAA
- the gdhA gene encoding NADP-specific glutamate dehydrogenase, whose amino-acid sequence MYVEKILQSLQKKYPYQKEFHQAVYEAITSLKPLLDSDKSYEKHAILERLIEPEREIFFRVCWLDDNNQIQVNRGCRVEFNSAIGPYKGGLRFHPSVNESVIKFLGFEQVLKNSLTTLAMGGAKGGSDFDPKGKSEYEIMRFCQAFMNELYRHIGATTDVPAGDIGVGEREIGYLFGQYKKLVNRFEGVLTGKGLTYGGSLCRKEATGYGCVYFAEEMLQERNSSLEGKVCSVSGSGNVAIYTIEKLLQIGAKPVTASDSNGMIYDKDGIDLELLKEIKEIRRERIKEYALQKPNAKYTPIENYPKGGNAVWHVPCFAAFPSATENELSVLDAKTLLSNGCKCVAEGANMPSSNEAIGLFLQAKISYGIGKAANAGGVSVSGLEMAQNASMHPWSFEVVDAKLHHIMKEIYKNVSQTAKEFKDPTNFVLGANIAGFRKVASAMIAQGV is encoded by the coding sequence ATGTATGTTGAAAAAATCCTCCAATCTTTACAGAAAAAATACCCTTATCAAAAAGAGTTCCATCAAGCTGTCTATGAAGCTATCACTTCTTTAAAACCCCTTTTAGACAGCGATAAAAGTTATGAAAAGCATGCCATTTTAGAGCGTTTGATTGAGCCTGAAAGAGAGATTTTTTTTAGGGTGTGTTGGTTAGATGATAACAACCAAATCCAGGTCAATCGGGGGTGTAGGGTTGAATTCAATTCGGCGATTGGCCCTTATAAGGGGGGCTTGAGATTCCACCCTAGCGTGAATGAAAGCGTGATCAAGTTTTTAGGCTTTGAGCAAGTGTTGAAAAATTCGCTCACCACTTTGGCTATGGGGGGCGCTAAGGGGGGGAGCGATTTTGACCCTAAAGGGAAGAGCGAATATGAAATCATGCGTTTTTGCCAGGCGTTCATGAATGAATTATACCGCCACATTGGAGCCACGACTGATGTGCCAGCCGGGGATATTGGAGTGGGCGAAAGAGAGATTGGCTATCTGTTTGGGCAATACAAAAAATTAGTCAATCGTTTTGAGGGCGTATTGACCGGTAAGGGACTCACTTATGGGGGGAGCTTGTGCAGAAAAGAAGCTACCGGCTATGGGTGCGTGTATTTTGCTGAAGAAATGTTGCAAGAAAGGAACAGCTCCTTAGAGGGTAAGGTTTGCAGCGTTTCTGGGAGCGGTAATGTCGCAATTTACACCATTGAAAAATTGCTTCAAATAGGGGCTAAACCGGTAACGGCGAGCGATTCTAATGGCATGATTTATGATAAAGACGGCATTGATTTAGAGCTTTTGAAAGAGATTAAAGAAATCCGTCGTGAGAGGATCAAAGAATACGCCCTACAAAAACCAAACGCGAAATACACCCCCATAGAAAATTACCCCAAAGGGGGGAATGCAGTGTGGCATGTGCCTTGTTTTGCGGCTTTTCCTAGCGCGACTGAGAATGAATTGAGCGTTTTAGACGCTAAAACCCTCCTTTCTAACGGGTGCAAATGCGTGGCTGAAGGGGCGAACATGCCCTCAAGCAATGAAGCGATTGGATTGTTTTTACAGGCTAAGATTTCTTATGGTATAGGCAAGGCGGCTAATGCTGGGGGGGTGAGTGTGAGCGGCTTGGAAATGGCGCAAAATGCAAGCATGCACCCTTGGAGTTTTGAAGTGGTGGATGCGAAATTACACCACATCATGAAAGAGATTTATAAGAATGTCTCTCAAACCGCTAAAGAGTTTAAAGACCCTACTAATTTTGTTTTAGGGGCCAATATCGCTGGTTTTAGAAAAGTGGCGTCTGCGATGATAGCGCAAGGGGTTTGA
- a CDS encoding glycosyltransferase family 10 domain-containing protein, with the protein MFQPLLDAFIESASIEKMASKSPPPLKIAVANWWRGAEEFKKSALYFILSQRYKITLHQNPNKPSDLVFGSPIGAARKILSYQNTKRVFYTGENEVPNFNLFDYAIGFDELDFRDRYLRMPLYYDRLHHKAESVNDTTAPYKIKDNSLYTLKKPSHHFKENHPNLCAVVNNEIDPLKRGFASFVASNPNAPKRNAFYDALNSIEPVTGGGSVRNTLGYNVKNKSEFLSQYKFNLCFENSQGYGYVTEKIIDAYFSHTIPIYWGSPSVAKDFNPKSFVNVCDFKDFDEAIDYVRYLHTHPNAYLDMLYENPLNEIDGKAYFYQDLSFKKILDFFKTILENDTIYHNNPFIFYRDLNEPLISIDDLRVNYDDLRVNYERLLQNASPLLEPSQITTFKIYRKAYQKSLPLLRAIRRWVKKLGL; encoded by the coding sequence ATGTTCCAACCCCTATTAGACGCCTTTATAGAAAGCGCTTCCATTGAAAAAATGGCCTCTAAATCTCCCCCCCCCCTAAAAATCGCTGTGGCGAATTGGTGGAGAGGCGCTGAAGAATTTAAAAAGAGCGCTCTGTATTTTATCTTAAGCCAACGCTACAAAATCACCCTCCACCAAAACCCCAACAAACCCTCCGATCTCGTCTTTGGCAGTCCTATTGGAGCAGCCAGAAAAATCTTATCCTATCAAAACACTAAAAGAGTGTTTTACACCGGTGAAAATGAAGTCCCTAATTTCAACCTCTTTGATTACGCCATAGGCTTTGATGAATTAGACTTTAGAGATCGTTATTTGAGAATGCCTTTATATTATGATAGACTACACCATAAAGCAGAGAGCGTGAATGACACCACTGCACCCTACAAGATTAAAGACAACAGCCTTTATACTTTAAAAAAACCCTCCCATCATTTTAAAGAAAACCACCCTAATTTATGCGCAGTAGTGAATAATGAGATCGATCCTTTGAAAAGAGGGTTTGCGAGCTTTGTCGCAAGCAACCCTAACGCTCCTAAAAGGAACGCTTTCTATGACGCTCTAAATTCCATTGAGCCAGTTACTGGGGGAGGGAGCGTGAGAAACACTTTAGGCTATAATGTCAAAAACAAGAGCGAGTTTTTAAGCCAATACAAATTCAATCTGTGTTTTGAAAACTCGCAAGGCTATGGCTATGTAACTGAAAAAATCATTGACGCTTATTTCAGCCATACCATTCCCATTTATTGGGGGAGTCCTAGCGTGGCGAAAGATTTTAACCCTAAAAGTTTTGTGAACGTTTGTGATTTTAAAGATTTTGATGAAGCGATTGATTACGTGAGATACCTGCACACGCACCCAAACGCTTATTTAGACATGCTCTATGAAAACCCTTTAAATGAAATTGATGGGAAAGCTTACTTTTACCAAGATTTGAGTTTTAAAAAAATCCTAGATTTTTTTAAAACGATTTTAGAAAACGACACGATTTATCATAATAACCCTTTCATTTTCTATCGTGATTTGAATGAGCCGTTAATATCTATTGATGATTTGAGGGTTAATTATGATGATTTGAGGGTTAATTATGAGCGCCTTTTACAAAACGCTTCACCTTTATTAGAACCCTCTCAAATCACCACTTTTAAAATCTATCGCAAAGCTTATCAAAAATCCTTACCTTTGTTGCGCGCAATAAGGAGATGGGTTAAAAAATTGGGTTTGTAA
- the ccsA gene encoding cytochrome c biogenesis protein CcsA, which yields MKSLKSLISFLLASFWVAIPLIALYALACAIATFIENDYGTSASKAIVYNTPWFNFLHAYLLVVLIGTFINSKALKRKRYASLFFHSSLILIILGAAITRFFGVEGLMHVRENSAQSSFESADTYLNITLNDSTKLSLKTPLTFYHSKRLRPIHATLDHKPLILEPLEIYKQNAIKKDDATILVLKATYNGVSRKFNLIKNNRNEGIEESEVFKDDKLSLSFGSAYIELPFQIKLKRFELERYAGSMSPSSYASEVEVLKLDNTLIKPYRIFMNHVLDYEGYRFFQSSYDTDEKGTILSVNKDPGKIPTYLGYAMLILGALWLLLDKNGRFLKLSRFLKSQQVASFLLALILISPFTSSFANEAPIDMHGGKSAKIERQKIENPANKEDSKSAILERLKRLREYSKDHLKAFQRLQVQDFDGRIKPLDTISIEYIHKILKKDDFQGLNAMQTLLGIMFFPNDWRSIKMIYTSSKALRKLIGTPLDESRIAFRDAFDSRGYKLKNLVEEVNQKSPNARNELDKDVLKVDERINLVYTLFSAQFLRIFPSDKTTAWLSPIEAINSPNKEISSVATEFLKNIFSGFDDALKTNQWDKVEKTLKDLSIYQQEHAKNLYLPSSKVDSEIFLNHTNFFNRLTLPYIFLGLLLFIVVISSLVKNTPPNIWPTKILYMAILLCAIAHSVGLILRWYVSGHSPWSNAYESMLYIAWASVVAGFVLRSKLALSASSFLAGIALFVAHLGFMDPQIGHLVPVLKSYWLNIHVSIITASYGFLGLCFVLGILSLILFILRKQGRFNLDKTILSISAINEMSMILGLFMLTAGNFLGGVWANESWGRYWGWDPKETWALISICVYALILHLRFLGSQNWPFILASSSVLGFYSVLMTYFGVNYYLSGLHSYAAGDPLPIPTFLYFLVAIPFALVILAYFKRHLSLPKLI from the coding sequence ATGAAAAGCCTTAAGAGCTTGATTTCTTTTTTGCTGGCTTCTTTTTGGGTCGCTATCCCTTTAATCGCACTCTATGCCTTAGCGTGCGCGATAGCCACTTTTATAGAAAACGATTACGGCACGAGCGCGAGTAAGGCGATTGTGTATAACACCCCTTGGTTTAATTTCTTGCATGCGTATTTGTTGGTGGTTTTAATAGGCACATTCATTAATTCTAAAGCTTTGAAGCGCAAAAGATACGCCAGCCTTTTTTTCCACAGCTCCTTGATTTTAATCATTTTGGGGGCAGCCATCACGCGCTTTTTTGGCGTAGAAGGGCTTATGCATGTGCGAGAAAATAGCGCGCAAAGCTCTTTTGAAAGCGCGGACACTTACCTTAATATCACTCTTAATGACTCCACCAAACTTTCTTTAAAAACGCCCTTAACCTTTTATCATTCCAAACGATTAAGACCCATTCATGCCACTTTAGATCACAAGCCTTTGATTTTAGAACCCTTAGAGATTTACAAGCAAAACGCCATTAAAAAAGATGACGCTACTATTTTAGTGTTAAAAGCGACTTATAACGGCGTGAGCCGCAAATTCAACCTCATTAAAAACAACAGGAATGAAGGCATAGAAGAAAGCGAGGTGTTTAAAGACGACAAGCTCTCTTTAAGTTTTGGATCCGCTTACATTGAATTGCCCTTTCAAATCAAACTGAAGCGTTTTGAATTAGAGCGCTACGCCGGCTCTATGAGCCCTTCATCTTACGCTTCAGAAGTGGAAGTTTTGAAACTGGATAACACTTTGATCAAACCTTATAGGATTTTTATGAACCATGTTTTAGATTATGAAGGTTATCGCTTTTTCCAATCTTCCTATGACACGGATGAAAAAGGCACGATCCTTTCTGTCAATAAAGATCCGGGTAAAATCCCCACTTATTTAGGGTATGCGATGCTTATTTTGGGGGCTTTGTGGTTGCTTTTGGATAAAAATGGGCGTTTTTTGAAGCTTTCACGCTTTTTAAAATCCCAACAAGTTGCTAGTTTCTTGCTCGCTTTAATTTTAATCAGCCCTTTTACTTCTTCGTTTGCTAATGAGGCTCCAATTGACATGCATGGGGGCAAAAGTGCTAAAATTGAGCGACAAAAGATAGAAAATCCCGCTAATAAAGAGGATTCTAAAAGCGCAATTTTAGAGCGTTTGAAACGTTTAAGAGAGTATTCCAAAGACCACTTAAAAGCCTTTCAAAGGCTTCAAGTCCAGGATTTTGACGGGCGTATCAAACCTCTTGATACCATCAGCATTGAATATATCCATAAGATTTTAAAAAAAGATGATTTTCAAGGGCTAAACGCCATGCAAACGCTTTTAGGGATCATGTTTTTCCCCAATGATTGGCGCAGTATTAAGATGATTTACACTTCTAGTAAAGCCTTAAGAAAGCTTATCGGCACGCCCTTAGACGAAAGCCGTATCGCTTTTAGAGATGCGTTTGATAGCCGTGGGTATAAATTAAAAAATTTGGTTGAAGAAGTCAATCAAAAATCCCCTAACGCGCGCAACGAATTGGATAAAGACGTCTTAAAAGTAGATGAACGAATCAACTTAGTCTATACGCTTTTTAGCGCTCAATTTTTACGCATTTTCCCTAGCGATAAAACCACCGCTTGGCTCTCGCCCATTGAAGCGATCAACAGCCCCAATAAAGAAATTTCAAGCGTGGCAACGGAGTTTTTAAAAAATATTTTTAGCGGGTTTGATGACGCTTTAAAAACCAATCAATGGGATAAAGTGGAAAAAACCCTAAAAGATTTAAGCATTTACCAACAAGAGCATGCCAAAAACCTCTATTTGCCCTCTTCTAAAGTGGATTCTGAAATTTTTTTAAACCACACCAATTTTTTTAACCGCCTGACCCTACCTTATATCTTTCTTGGGTTATTGCTTTTTATCGTTGTGATCAGCTCTCTGGTTAAAAACACCCCCCCTAATATTTGGCCCACTAAAATCCTTTATATGGCTATCTTGCTTTGCGCGATCGCTCATTCTGTGGGGCTAATCTTGCGTTGGTATGTGAGCGGTCATTCGCCTTGGAGCAACGCTTATGAGTCCATGCTTTATATCGCATGGGCTTCTGTTGTCGCAGGGTTTGTTTTACGCTCAAAACTCGCGCTATCGGCCTCTAGCTTTTTAGCCGGTATCGCGCTCTTTGTGGCTCATTTAGGCTTTATGGACCCTCAAATCGGCCATTTAGTGCCGGTGTTGAAATCCTATTGGCTCAATATCCATGTCTCTATCATCACCGCCAGTTATGGCTTTTTGGGCTTGTGTTTTGTGCTAGGGATTTTGAGTTTGATTTTGTTTATTTTGCGCAAACAAGGGCGTTTCAATTTGGATAAAACCATTCTCTCCATTAGCGCCATCAATGAAATGAGCATGATTTTAGGCCTGTTCATGCTCACAGCCGGGAATTTCTTAGGCGGGGTGTGGGCGAATGAATCTTGGGGGCGTTATTGGGGGTGGGACCCTAAAGAAACTTGGGCATTGATTTCTATTTGCGTCTATGCTTTAATCTTGCATTTGCGTTTTCTAGGCTCTCAAAATTGGCCCTTTATTTTAGCGAGCAGCAGCGTGCTAGGGTTTTATTCGGTTTTAATGACTTATTTTGGCGTGAATTACTACCTTTCTGGCTTACACAGCTATGCCGCAGGCGATCCCTTGCCGATCCCTACTTTTTTATACTTTTTGGTAGCGATACCTTTCGCTCTCGTGATCTTGGCGTATTTCAAACGCCATTTGAGTTTGCCTAAATTAATTTAA
- a CDS encoding SoxW family protein, translating into MFSLSYVSKKFLSVLLLISLFLSACKSNNKDKLDENLLSSGAQSSKELNDERDNIDKKSYAGLEDVFSDNKSISPNDKYMLLVFGRNGCSYCERLKKDLKNVKELRDYIKEHFSAYYVNISYSKEHDFKVGDKNDEKEIKMSTEELAQIYAVQSTPTIVLSDKTGKTIYELPGYMPSTQFLAVLEFIGDGKYQDTKDDEDLTKKLKAYIKYKTNLSKNKSS; encoded by the coding sequence ATGTTTTCACTCTCTTATGTTTCTAAGAAATTTTTAAGCGTGTTGCTATTGATTTCGCTATTTTTAAGCGCTTGCAAATCTAACAATAAGGACAAATTAGATGAAAATCTTTTAAGTTCTGGCGCTCAAAGCTCCAAAGAATTAAATGATGAGCGAGACAACATAGACAAAAAGAGCTATGCCGGTTTAGAAGATGTTTTTTCAGATAATAAGTCCATTAGTCCTAACGATAAATACATGCTTTTAGTTTTTGGCCGTAATGGTTGCTCCTATTGTGAAAGGCTTAAAAAAGATCTCAAAAATGTCAAAGAATTGCGCGACTATATTAAAGAGCATTTTAGCGCTTACTATGTCAATATCAGCTACTCTAAAGAGCATGATTTTAAAGTCGGCGATAAAAATGATGAAAAAGAAATCAAAATGTCCACAGAAGAATTAGCGCAAATTTATGCCGTCCAATCCACCCCTACGATTGTTTTATCCGATAAAACCGGTAAAACCATCTATGAATTGCCCGGCTATATGCCCTCTACGCAATTTTTAGCAGTGTTAGAATTTATCGGCGATGGGAAGTATCAAGACACAAAAGACGATGAGGATCTCACCAAAAAATTAAAGGCTTACATCAAGTATAAAACCAACCTTTCTAAAAACAAATCAAGCTAG
- the hemH gene encoding ferrochelatase — protein MNLINEKLDNLENNATKSPKEAVILLNMGGPNSLYEVGVFLKNMFDDPFILTIKNNFMRKMVGKMIVNSRIEKSKKIYEKLGGKSPLTPITFALTERLNELDPSRFYTYAMRYTPPYASMVLQDLALKEVESLVFFSMYPQYSSTTTLSSFNDAFNALKSLETFRPKVRLIERFYASKKLNEIILNTILNTLNNRKSQDFVLIFSVHGLPKSVIDAGDTYQQECEHHVNLLKELMQQKNIPFKEVLLSYQSKLGPMKWLEPSTEELIEKHRKSHIVIYPLAFTIDNSETIYELDMQYRLMAERLAVKEYLVCPCLNDSIEFANFIIEQIKDLKE, from the coding sequence ATGAATTTAATCAATGAAAAGCTTGATAATTTAGAAAATAACGCTACAAAATCCCCTAAAGAAGCGGTCATTCTTTTGAATATGGGAGGGCCTAACAGCCTTTATGAAGTGGGGGTGTTTTTAAAAAACATGTTTGATGACCCCTTTATCCTTACCATTAAAAATAATTTTATGCGTAAAATGGTGGGTAAAATGATCGTCAATAGCCGCATAGAAAAATCCAAAAAAATCTATGAAAAATTAGGGGGAAAATCCCCTTTAACGCCTATCACATTCGCCCTTACGGAGCGTTTGAACGAATTGGATCCTTCTCGCTTTTACACTTATGCGATGCGTTATACCCCCCCTTATGCGTCTATGGTCTTGCAAGATTTAGCCTTAAAAGAGGTAGAAAGCTTGGTGTTTTTTTCCATGTATCCGCAATATTCTAGCACCACCACCCTTTCTAGTTTCAATGATGCTTTTAACGCCCTAAAATCCTTAGAAACTTTCCGCCCTAAGGTGCGACTAATAGAGCGTTTTTATGCCAGCAAAAAACTTAATGAAATCATTCTAAACACGATTTTAAACACCCTAAACAACCGCAAAAGCCAGGATTTTGTCTTAATCTTTTCCGTCCATGGCTTACCTAAAAGCGTTATTGATGCCGGCGATACTTACCAGCAAGAATGCGAACACCATGTGAATTTGTTAAAAGAGCTGATGCAACAAAAAAATATCCCTTTTAAAGAAGTCTTACTCTCTTACCAATCCAAGCTAGGGCCTATGAAATGGCTAGAGCCAAGCACTGAAGAATTGATAGAAAAGCACCGCAAGTCTCATATTGTCATCTATCCTTTAGCTTTCACGATTGATAATTCTGAAACGATCTATGAATTAGACATGCAATACCGCTTGATGGCAGAGCGCTTGGCGGTTAAAGAATATTTGGTTTGCCCATGCTTAAACGATTCCATAGAGTTTGCAAATTTCATTATTGAACAGATTAAAGATCTCAAGGAATAG
- a CDS encoding 16S rRNA (uracil(1498)-N(3))-methyltransferase, which translates to MRFVYHPLAKEPVLKIEGESYTHLYRSRRIKSASRLDLRNLKDGFLYTYEHAEITKKHALLKLVGARLLEVMASKKTHLILSVIETKSVEKILPFLNQLGVSKLSLFYADFSQRNEKIDSTKLERFQKILIHSCEQCGRSSLMELEVFSNTKEVLKAYPKASVLDFKGETLPTSVGFEKGVIIGPEGGFSEPEREYFKEREIYHIPLDMVLKSESACVFAASIAQV; encoded by the coding sequence ATGCGTTTTGTCTATCACCCTTTAGCCAAAGAGCCTGTTTTAAAAATAGAAGGTGAGAGTTACACGCATTTATACCGCTCAAGGCGCATCAAAAGTGCGAGTCGTTTGGATTTAAGAAATTTAAAAGACGGCTTTTTATACACCTATGAGCATGCAGAAATCACTAAAAAACACGCCCTTTTAAAGCTAGTGGGTGCGCGATTATTAGAGGTTATGGCTAGTAAAAAAACGCATTTGATTTTAAGCGTGATTGAAACCAAAAGCGTTGAAAAAATCCTACCCTTTTTAAATCAATTAGGCGTGAGCAAGTTGAGTTTATTCTATGCGGATTTTAGCCAGCGCAATGAAAAAATAGACAGCACCAAATTAGAGCGCTTTCAAAAGATTTTGATCCATTCTTGCGAGCAATGCGGTAGGAGCTCTTTAATGGAATTGGAAGTGTTTTCAAACACCAAAGAGGTATTAAAAGCCTACCCTAAAGCGAGCGTTTTAGATTTTAAGGGCGAAACCTTACCCACAAGCGTGGGTTTTGAAAAGGGCGTTATCATAGGGCCTGAAGGGGGCTTTAGCGAACCAGAAAGAGAGTATTTTAAAGAGCGTGAAATTTATCACATCCCGTTAGATATGGTGCTAAAGTCTGAGAGCGCATGCGTGTTTGCAGCAAGTATCGCACAAGTTTAG